One window of Robiginitalea biformata HTCC2501 genomic DNA carries:
- a CDS encoding BamA/OMP85 family outer membrane protein, whose product MPAFVSLRGLLLTLAFLATLPTFAQETTYQNSRTYILGGLKVTGLQSYNEQTVKTYTGLREGQPITVPGDQISDIIKKLWGLDLFSDVTFYIERVEGEEIFLELSIQERPSLNNVTFYGIPKRKVPDIADDTDLKKGKKITESLIANTKNFLENKYRKQGFLNAQVTIATSVDTTETNARNMVINIDKGNRVKVKDIIFEGNEKLSGAKLRRTMKNTKEKRFGRFWKKSKYIEDDYQEDLKSLIDKYAENGYRDARVLSDSIERLSNDDINIRIQVEEGDKYYFGEIDFVGNTVYSDRQLSQVLGIKKGDTYNGVLLRKRIADDTKPDGDDLTNLYQNNGYLFSQINPVEVSAENDTIDFEIRIIEGKETFLDRVTVSGNNKTNDHVIYRDIRTKPGQRYSKDDIIRTIRELGQLGFFDPEQIKPEIENPNPNEGTVDLKFDLVESGASQIELQGGYGGGGFIGTLGLSFNNFSIQNLFNGEAYSPVPMGDGQSFALRLQASRTFRVYSLSFSEPWLGGRKPVRFSLSLSRTQQFLASFNSSGQIDVDKDQQFSITGISAGLAKRVQWPDDFFVISHALSYQIYDFQNYRTGLFNFGNGRSNSLAYTIGITRNSSGPGPIFPLYGSNIELSAKFTPPYSFFSDKDYGSLKAEGEEIVQQQLEDAQLGQPSDPALQQRLEEIDQERFRWLEYYKVKFKADWYTRIVDKLVLRTNAEFGFLGNYNSDVGKVPFERFFLGGDGLGRNFTLDGRETIQLRGYENNSLTPVDPLTQDQEGGIVYNKYSMELRYPLTLKPTASIYTLIFAEAGNSFNNFQEFNPFQIKRSAGVGLRIFMPAFGLLGIDFGYGFDDDLRPDSNPGPSGWQTHFIIGQQF is encoded by the coding sequence ATGCCTGCATTCGTATCACTAAGAGGCCTTCTCCTAACCCTGGCATTCCTAGCAACCTTACCGACCTTCGCCCAGGAAACCACCTACCAGAACAGCCGGACCTATATCCTCGGCGGGCTCAAGGTGACCGGGCTGCAAAGTTATAACGAGCAGACAGTCAAAACCTATACGGGCCTCCGCGAGGGCCAGCCCATCACCGTGCCCGGCGACCAGATCAGCGATATCATCAAAAAGCTTTGGGGCCTGGACCTGTTCAGCGATGTGACCTTTTATATAGAAAGGGTGGAAGGGGAAGAGATCTTCCTGGAACTAAGCATCCAGGAACGGCCCTCCCTCAACAACGTGACCTTTTACGGCATCCCAAAGCGCAAGGTTCCCGATATTGCGGACGATACGGACCTGAAAAAAGGCAAAAAGATCACCGAGAGCCTGATTGCCAACACCAAGAACTTCCTCGAGAACAAGTATCGCAAACAAGGATTCCTCAATGCGCAGGTAACCATTGCCACCTCGGTGGATACCACCGAGACGAATGCCCGCAACATGGTGATCAACATCGACAAAGGCAACCGGGTAAAGGTCAAGGATATAATCTTTGAGGGAAATGAAAAGCTATCCGGCGCCAAGTTGCGGCGGACCATGAAGAATACCAAGGAGAAGCGGTTCGGTCGCTTCTGGAAAAAGTCCAAGTATATCGAAGACGACTACCAGGAAGACCTGAAGTCGCTGATCGACAAATACGCCGAGAACGGATACCGGGACGCCCGGGTGCTCTCCGACAGCATCGAACGCCTGTCTAATGACGATATCAATATCCGCATCCAGGTGGAGGAGGGCGACAAATACTACTTTGGCGAAATCGACTTTGTCGGGAATACGGTGTACTCGGACCGGCAGCTCAGCCAGGTGCTGGGCATCAAAAAAGGCGATACGTACAACGGGGTCCTGTTGCGCAAGCGGATTGCCGACGACACGAAACCGGACGGGGACGACCTGACGAACCTCTACCAGAACAACGGCTACCTGTTTTCCCAGATCAACCCGGTGGAGGTGTCGGCCGAGAACGACACCATCGATTTTGAGATCCGGATTATCGAAGGGAAGGAGACCTTCCTGGACCGCGTAACGGTTAGCGGGAACAACAAGACAAACGACCACGTCATCTACCGGGATATCCGCACGAAACCCGGGCAGCGATACAGCAAGGACGATATTATCCGGACCATCCGGGAACTCGGGCAACTCGGGTTCTTCGACCCGGAACAGATTAAACCGGAAATCGAAAACCCGAACCCGAACGAGGGGACGGTAGACCTGAAATTTGACCTGGTGGAATCCGGCGCGAGCCAGATTGAGCTCCAGGGGGGATACGGGGGCGGAGGCTTTATCGGCACCCTCGGGCTTTCCTTCAACAACTTTTCCATCCAGAATTTATTCAATGGGGAGGCCTATTCGCCGGTACCGATGGGCGATGGCCAGAGTTTTGCCCTTAGGTTGCAGGCGAGCCGGACCTTCCGGGTGTATTCCCTGAGCTTTTCAGAACCCTGGCTCGGAGGTCGGAAACCCGTGCGCTTTAGCCTGTCGCTATCCCGAACGCAACAGTTCCTGGCGAGTTTTAATAGCAGCGGCCAGATTGACGTGGACAAGGACCAGCAATTTTCCATCACCGGGATTTCTGCCGGGCTGGCCAAGCGGGTCCAATGGCCGGACGACTTTTTCGTCATCTCCCATGCGCTGAGCTACCAGATCTACGATTTCCAGAATTACCGGACCGGATTGTTCAATTTTGGCAACGGCCGTTCGAATTCCCTGGCGTACACCATCGGGATTACCCGGAACTCCTCCGGGCCGGGCCCGATCTTCCCGCTTTACGGGAGCAACATTGAACTGAGCGCGAAATTCACGCCCCCGTATTCCTTTTTCAGCGATAAAGACTACGGGTCGCTGAAGGCGGAAGGGGAGGAAATCGTCCAGCAGCAACTAGAGGACGCCCAACTCGGGCAGCCTTCCGACCCGGCCCTGCAACAGCGGCTCGAGGAGATTGACCAGGAGCGGTTCCGCTGGCTGGAATACTACAAGGTGAAATTCAAGGCGGACTGGTATACGCGGATCGTCGACAAGCTCGTATTGCGCACGAATGCGGAATTTGGTTTCCTCGGAAACTACAATTCGGACGTGGGCAAGGTGCCTTTTGAGCGGTTTTTCCTGGGCGGGGACGGCCTGGGCAGAAACTTTACCCTGGACGGGCGGGAGACCATCCAGCTCCGCGGGTACGAGAACAATTCCCTGACGCCGGTGGACCCGCTTACCCAGGACCAGGAAGGCGGGATTGTCTACAACAAGTACTCCATGGAATTGCGGTATCCGCTCACTTTGAAGCCCACCGCTTCCATCTACACCCTGATTTTTGCAGAAGCAGGGAACTCCTTCAACAATTTTCAGGAGTTTAATCCGTTTCAAATAAAAAGATCGGCCGGGGTGGGGCTGCGGATTTTCATGCCTGCCTTTGGCTTGTTGGGTATCGATTTCGGGTACGGGTTCGACGACGACCTCCGGCCCGACAGCAATCCGGGGCCCAGCGGGTGGCAGACGCACTTCATCATCGGGCAGCAATTCTAG
- a CDS encoding isoprenyl transferase translates to MSTIAEIKKGRLPRHLAIIMDGNGRWAKQRGKLRVFGHENGVKAVRETVETAAKIGVEYLTLYAFSTENWKRPKLEVETLMKLLVASLRKELKTLNDNNIRLRAIGRIESLPKKALKELREVMEMTGKNTGTTLTLALSYGSREELTTAVKSLCTKVKNNIISPGDIDEAIINEHLYTHDLPDVDLLIRTSGEHRISNFLLWQIAYAELYFTDVFWPDFSEQHLIEALKDYQNRERRFGKTSEQLN, encoded by the coding sequence ATGGCCGCTGGGCCAAACAGCGCGGCAAGTTACGCGTATTCGGCCATGAAAATGGCGTAAAGGCCGTTCGGGAGACCGTGGAAACCGCAGCGAAGATCGGCGTCGAATACCTGACCCTCTACGCCTTCAGTACCGAAAACTGGAAACGGCCCAAACTCGAAGTGGAAACCCTGATGAAACTCCTGGTAGCCTCCCTGCGGAAAGAACTCAAGACCCTTAACGACAACAATATTCGCCTCCGGGCAATCGGCAGGATTGAGTCGCTTCCCAAGAAGGCGCTCAAGGAGCTGCGGGAAGTGATGGAGATGACCGGGAAGAACACGGGTACTACCCTGACCCTGGCCCTTAGCTACGGTTCCCGGGAGGAGCTGACAACCGCCGTAAAATCGCTGTGTACCAAAGTTAAAAATAACATAATTTCCCCCGGGGATATTGATGAAGCAATTATTAATGAGCATCTTTACACGCACGATTTGCCCGACGTGGACCTGCTGATCCGCACCAGTGGAGAACACCGGATCAGCAATTTTTTACTATGGCAAATTGCCTATGCGGAATTGTATTTTACTGACGTTTTTTGGCCGGATTTCAGTGAACAACATCTGATAGAGGCGCTTAAAGATTATCAGAACAGAGAACGAAGATTTGGAAAAACAAGCGAACAACTCAATTAG